The genomic stretch AGTAATTTTTGCATGTTGTTTTCAGAATTTGAAGGCTCACCAGCATATCGAGCAGAAAAAACTCCGGGTTTATTATCTAAACTTTCTACTTCTAAACCAGTATCATCTGCAAAACAATTAAAGCCATACTTTTTTGTAATATGATTTGCTTTTAATTTAGCATTGCCTTCTAACGTTAATTCAGTTTCATCAACTTCATCAAAACAGTTTATATCTTTTAAACTTAAAATTTCTATAGAATCAGAAAGTATTTCTTGTACTTCTTTTAGTTTATTTAAGTTATTTGTAGCGAAGACTAATTTCATTTTTAAAACGTAGTTTTTTACAAAAGTAATCAAACAAAAGTGTTGGTAAAAGAATTGTTTATATTAGTCTTTAATTATTTTAAGGTATTAAAACCTTTTAAAAAGTTGTTTTTTTAATCGAACAGAATAAAATACTTAAAATAGATGTTCTCTGTAAACCCTTGTTATCATTGGTTTGTCGTGGAAATGTCGGGTTAAAAAGTAACTAATTAATTTGTAATTTTAAATAACAGCATTAACATTGTATGGAATTTAACAAAAAACATATTATGGAACAACCTGCACTAGGAAAAAAGATTTTAGAATTAAGAAAGCAAAAAGGTTTTACTCAAGAAGAATTGGTAGAACAATGTAATATTAATGTTAGAACAATTCAAAGAATAGAAGCTGGCGATGTTTCTCCTAGAAGTTATACAATTAAAGCTATTTTAGAAGTTTTAGGTTTTGATTATGAAACGGTTTTTAAAGAACCTTACCAAGTTGGTAACTTCGATGGAGTTTTAA from Polaribacter marinaquae encodes the following:
- a CDS encoding non-canonical purine NTP diphosphatase, translating into MKLVFATNNLNKLKEVQEILSDSIEILSLKDINCFDEVDETELTLEGNAKLKANHITKKYGFNCFADDTGLEVESLDNKPGVFSARYAGEPSNSENNMQKLLLELKDKENRKAQFRTAVCLNLNNEQYIFEGICEGEILKEKQGEKGFGYDPIFKPAGFSESFAEMPSEEKNKISHRGLAIQKLVNFLNKNHS